The following DNA comes from Enterocloster bolteae.
ATAGTAGGAGGTGAAAAAAATGCCTGACCGCTGCCAGCTGCTTCAGCAGATTAATGAGATAAGTTTTGTTGTCAATGACCTGAACCTGTATCTGGATACCCACCCAACAGACGGCCAGGCATTAGACGCGTTCAGCCAGGCCATGGCCCAGAGAAAACAGCTTCTGGATTCCTTTGCCAAGGAATATGAACCCCTTACCCTGAACTGTGTCTGCCCTGAAACCAATAACAAGTCCGAATCCCATACCAAGTATCCCGGCCAGAAGCATTTTACCTGGTCAGACGGACCTCTGCCATGGGACTGCCCGGAACATTAAAATAAGGAGGTGTCTGACCATGTGGACTTATGAAAAACGGTTACAATTTCCCGTAAAAATTACCCAGACCTGTCCCAAGACAGCGTCCCTGATTATCAGCCAGTTCGGCGGTCCTGACGGCGAATTAGCTGCTTCCATGCGTTATCTTTCCCAGCGTTACACTATGCCATGCAAGGAAGTGGGCGGACTGCTGACAGATATTGGCACAGAAGAGCTTGCCCATCTGGAAATGATCTGCGCCATTATCTATCAGCTGACCAAGAATCTGACCCCGGAACAGGCCAAGACAGCAGGCTTTGACGCCTATTATATCGACCACACCACGGCTCTTTGGCCTACGGCTGCTGCAGGTGTTCCCTTTAATGCCTGCGAATTCCAGTCCAAAGGCGATGCCATCACAGACCTTCATGAGGACCTGGCGGCAGAACAGAAGGCCAGGACCACGTATGACAACCTGATCCGCATTATTGAAAACCCGGAGGTAAGAGAACCCCTTAAATTCCTCCGGGCCAGGGAAGTCGTGCATTTCCAGCGTTTCGGGGAGGCGCTGGAAAAGATAAAGTCCAAGCTGGATGAAAAGAATTTTTACTACTTCAATCCTGAGTTTGATAAGCAGTTTGTACAGAACCAGAAATAAAAGATAAAACACGACGCTGCCTCGCATGCTGAACTGTATGCGGAGCAGCGGACTACATACACCAACTTTGGAGGTTTTACGTGATTAACTCAACTGACACTCAAAGGGATTCCTGGAAAACAAATTGGGGATTTATCCTGTCCTGCATCGGTTCCGCCGTTGGAATGGGCAATATATGGATGTTTCCCGCCAGAGTCTCCAAATACGGCGGCGGAACCTTTCTGCTTCCCTATTTCCTCTTTGTCATTATGATAGGCCTTTCCGGCGTTATCGGGGAAATGGCATTCGGCCGCGCCGCCCGCTCCGGACCTATAGGCGCCTTTGGCCAGGCCATGGCCAGCAGGGGAAAAGGACGGCGTCTGGGAGAAGCCATCGGATATATCCCGGTTCTGGGCTCCCTGTCCCTGGCTATCGGATACTCTGTCATCGTGGGCTGGATCCTCCGCTACAGCGCGGGTTCTCTGACCGGCACTACACTGGCTCCCGGCGATGTGGACGGCTTTGCCCTTGCTTTTAGTTCCATGGCCGGATCCTTCGGAAATAATTTCTGGCAGACTGTTGGACTGGTTATCACCTTTATCATCATGGTACTGGGCATATCCGGCGGTATTGAAAAAATCAACAAAATAATCATGCCCCTATTCTTCCTCTTGTTCCTGGGACTGGCTGTCTACATGGCGTTCCAGCCCTCTGCCGCGGATGGATACCGCTATATCTTCCGGATTGACCTTAAAGGCCTGGCAGATCCCATGACATGGGTATTCGCCCTGGGACAGGCGTTCTTCTCACTGTCACTGGCAGGAAACGGCACCTTAATCTACGGCTCCTATCTGGATGACCGGGAGGATGTGACCAATGCAGCATGGAAGGTAGCCCTTTTTGACACCCTGGCAGCCCTGCTTGCTGCTCTTGTCATCATCCCGGCCATGGCAACTGCGGGTTCCGGGCTGGATGAAGGCGGACCCGGACTGATTTTCATTTACCTTCCCAACCTTTTTAAATCCATGCCCGGAAGCCGTGTCCTGGTTATCGTGTTCTTCACAGCCGTACTGTTTGCCGGGATCTCCTCCCTGATTAATCTGTTCGAGGCCCCCATTGCCGCTTTACAGCAGCAGTTTAAACTCAGCCGCAGGACATCTGTCTCCGTAATAACGGCTGCCGCCCTGGCCATCGGACTGTGCATCCAGGGCATTGTATCCGGGTGGATGGATTTTGTATCCATCTATATCTGCCCTCTTGGAGCAGGTTTGGCCGGTATCATGTTTTTCTGGGTATTTGGATCGGACTATGCGAAAAAAGAAGTGGAAAAAGGCCGTCTGCGTCCCATAGGACCCTGGTTTTCTTTCATGACATCCTATCTGTTCTGCGGTTTAACGGCGGCGGTCTTTGTTTTGGGAATTGTATTTGGAGGAATCGGGTAGTATAATTATACCAATGATACATGTGATTCCCTGTCATTCGCAAACTGACAGGGAGTCTTCTTTTATTTACGAAAGACGAGGTAGCTTATGAAATCTTCATCAACTCAAGAAAATCCACTGGGTATTCTGCCCGTGAACCAGCTTTTGGCCCGGTTTGCCATACCCAGCATCATAGCCATGCTGGTCAGCGCCCTGTATAACATTGTAGACCAGTTTTACATAGGAAGAAGCGTGGGTATGCTGGGAAATGCTGCCACCAACGTGGCCTTTCCCCTTACCATCACCTGTACTGCCATCTCCCTGATGTGCGGCATCGGCGGGGCTGCCAATTTTAATCTGTCCCTTGGCAGCGGCGAAAAAGAGGAAGCCACACGCTATGCAGGCAACGCTGTATTTATGCTGGCTGCCATTGGAATCCTCCTATGTCTCACGGTCAGGCTTTTCCTGAAACCGCTTATGATTGTATTTGGGGCCACTCCGGATGTTCTGGACTATTCACTGACCTATACCGGCATCACGTCCCTTGGATTTCCATTCCTTATCCTGACCACAGGCGGCTCCAACCTGATCCGCGCAGACGGCAGTCCCCGTTTTTCCATGATGTGTACTCTCACGGGCGCCGTCCTCAATACCATACTGGACCCGTTGTTTATCTTCGGCTTCCACATGGGGATGGCGGGGGCCGCACTGGCTACCATCATCGGGCAGATCATATCCGGCATCATGGTCATTGTATACCTGACCCGGTTTAAGACAGTGCGCCTGTCCCTGGGCTCTCTTGTGCCTGTTCCATCCCATATGAAGGCCATTGCCGCCCTGGGTATGGCCCCCTTCTTTAACCAGATGGCCATGATGGTGGTACAGATTGTAATGAACAACATCCTTCGCTATTACGGAGCCCAATCCCACTATGGAAGTGAGATTCCCCTGGCCTGCGCAGGCATCATAACCAAGGTGAACATGATATTCTTCTCCCTGGTCATCGGTCTGTCCCAGGGATTACAGCCTATTGTCAGCTTTAACTACGGCGCCAGGAAATTCAGGCGGGTCCGAGAGGCTTATCTGAAAGCTGTGCTCATCGCAACCATGATTTCCACCCTGTCCTTCCTGTGCTTCCAGCTGATACCCAGGCAAATCATCGGCATCTTTGGCTCAGGCAGCGAGGAATACTTTCACTTTGCGGAACAATACTTCCGCATATTCCTGTTCTTCACATTTTTAAACGGGCTCCAGCCTATCACGGCTAATTACTTTACGTCCATCGGAAAGGCGGCAAAGGGTATCTTCATCTCCCTTACCAGGCAGATTATCTTCCTTCTGCCCCTGATTGTGGTCCTTCCCATGTTCCTCGGCATTGAGGGCGTGATGTACTCTGCACCGGTTGCTGATTTAATGGCTGCCCTCCTGGCCCTGGTATTTGTTACCAGGGAGCTTCGCAGAATGCGGGGTATGGAAGAAGAGATGAACTGCGGGGCGGAGACGGCGGACTAATCGCAGCCTGACGGATTGGCGGCCTGGCGGATTGGCGGCCTGGCGAATTGGCAGCCTGACAGATTGGCGGCCTGACGCATTAAGGGCGGCTCAGATGTCCCTTGCAGCCCGGATAAAGAAATCCTCCTGGCCGAAATTGCCGGACTTAAGAATCAGCTCCATCCCTTCCTGTTCCGCAGGATACATAACCGGAACCCCCGGAGCAATGGACCGTCCGATATGAAAGGTGTGCATTTCCAGCTTCTGCATAACGGCGCCTGACGTCTCCCCTCCTGCTGCTATGATTCTTTTTCTTCCAGATTCCAAGGCATAGGCGGCTGTTCCGGCCAATAGTTCCTCGTTATAATGTTCCAGTGGCGGATATGACTCCCTCCACTCTGCTTTTATACGATTTACCTCATCAGGCGGCGCTGAAGTGTACACCAGCGCTGCCTGATCTTTATTTTCTTCCAGGAATGCCCTGATGTGTTCCATTGTCTGGATGCCCTGCACAAACCGGAGGGGATGGATACGCAAAGAAGCACCGCCCTTTGACTCATAATACCTGATTTGTGTCCTGGTAGCCTCAGAACAGCTTCCAGCCAGTATGACAGGAGCCGCACAACGGGACGGTGTGAGAACACTCCTCTCCTCATCCGGTTCCCATGTACGGGCAATCATCCTGAGCAGACCGGATCCGCCTGACAAAAGCGGAAGATTCCCGTATTGTTTAGCAATCATTCTCCCGTGCTTCTCTTCATAATAATCCGGGATCAGGTAATAATGCCCTGGTTTCTCGTAAGGCCTGAACCCCCGTTCCAGTTCACCTGCCCCCAGGTTAAAGCAGGGGTAGCGGCTCTGCCTCTCCATCAGGTACTTTAGCCTGGAATCCCTCATTGGGTTCAGAGGGTGATCCTTCATCGGACTATCTTCCAGCAGTACTCCATTGACATACAGCTTACCATCCTTCACGCTTCTTCCATTTTCCAGCAGAGCAGGGCATAAAAGCGTGTACGGTATGTCCCACCGTTCTAGGGCTGCATCCAGAACCGGGCCTATGTTTCCATTTTCCGTGGAATCAAAGGTGGAACAATATTTAAAATACAGCATACGTGCCCCATGGGCCTTCAGCCAGGAAAAGGCAGCCATGCTCCGGTCCACCGCCTCGCCGGGAGGACAGGTTCTGGTTTTCAGTGCTATGACCACTGCCTGGGCTTCCAAGATATCCTCATCCTCCCTCTCAGGTATCCCGTTGCTGAGTATCACATTTGCGCCTCCTGCCTGAAGAAAGGAGGCGGCATCGCTGGCCCCTGTGAAATCATCTGCCACACATCCTAATATCATACTTTAACCTCTCTTATAAACCCTTTAACGCCTTGGCGGCTGCCTCCACACCTGAATCCATGCTGCTCAGGATTGGTTTTGTGATATCTGCCAGACATGGAATCAATACGCTCATGCTGGCCTGTGCCAGGACCAGAACATCATACTGTTTCCCCGTATCCCGAATCAGCGCTTCCAGTATCTGATTATGCTTTTCCTGATTCTTCTCCACTGTCAGCGCTTCAAACGCATCGGAAGCCAAATAGGAATCCACCACAACCTTCTTTTTCTCTGCTTCTGCAATATGGCTTATGAGCCTCGCACTTGGCTCCAGCGTGGTTTTCACCGTGCCGTATACAGCTATTTTTTCACCCTTTTCCACTGCACTGCGGGCCATTGGTTCATCAATTTTAAGGTAAGGAATCTTTAAAAGGGGTCTTATGACATCCACTCCCTCCCCCACCGAGGAACAGGCGTTAAGAATCAGCTCTGCTCCCCAGTCCTGTGCCTCAAGAGCATATGTTAAAAGCCGCCTGGTAACCTCCTTTGTCAGCATTCCTTCCTTTTTCACATCATTTAAAAGACTATCATCCACAATGTTCATCACCTCGGCGTCCGGTACCAGCGCCTTAAGCCTGCTGTTGATGCCGTCGCAGGTAACAACTGTGGTATGGATTACCGCAACCTTTCTTTCCATATGCCCCTCCTGATTCTATAAAACTACATTTCTTCTTACCAGCGACTTTTTCTTTGCCATTTCCATATAATCCTCAGGCAGTTTCCTTACCTGGCGCCCTGCCCCCAGGATTGCCAGATACATTTCACAGGCCCTCTCCACATTGTCGCTGGATATCATGGCATCTTCCATGGTAAGACCTGTGCCGATGGCGCCATGGCTGGCCATGAGCAGGCCTGCGTTTGTCCCAATGGTATTCCTTACATGCGCTGCCAGCTCACCGGATCCTGGAGGTGCAAACGGGGCCACCAGTATCTCCCCGCCCAGATACACCACGCCCTCAATGTCAATGACCGGCACCTTCTCAACACCGTCCATGGCGCTGACAGCCGTGGCAAATTTGGAGTGTGTGTGCACGATGCAGTTAACCTCCGGTCTTTCCTTATAAATACCCAAATGCATGGAAAATTCAATGGAAGGCTTATAGGGTCCCGACACCACATTTCCATCCATATCCCCCACAGCCAGGTCCTCCGGCTTCATCGTGAGATACGGTCTGGCTGACGGGGTAATGACAAACAATGGTTCTCCCTCCACCCTGGCGCTGATATTGCCTGCTGTACCCAATGCATACCCCTTGTCCACCATGGTCCTGCATCCCCACATGACCTGCTCTTTTGCTTTTTGTATTGCTCTTTGTATTGTTTCCTGTGACATATGATTTTCTCCCCTCTGGTTCCTATTATTTTAAGCGCTGTTAATTCAAATATATTTTCGTATCAGCCTGGCAATCTCATGTGCGTCCTGCGCCCTCCGCATGGCGCTTATATTACCCTCGTCCTCCAGCAAATCGAACAGCTGGTAGAGTGCGGGCAAGTGTCTGGTCTTATCCGGTGTGGCCAGCACAACGATAATATCGGCATCCATATATCCGTTAAAGGACAGTTTTTCAGGAAGCTTAAGAAACGACATGCCCATGCTGTAAACACCGTCATCCACACCTGCATGGGCGATAATCACGCCGTCTGCAATCATGATGAACCGTTTATCCGTTTCCACCATATCAATGGCTTTTTCAATATAATTCCTGTTAATAAAACCATTGTCCAGCAGCGGTGCGGATGCCATACGGATTGCATTCTGCCAGTCGGGCATTTCCCGGGTAATCTGAATCCTCTCGTCCGGCAGCAGGAAGGGCAGACGGCTCTGAAGCTTTACCTCTCCCTCCGAAACCCGTATGTTATCCAATACCTTTTCCCTGAATGATTTCTTGGCAATATCATTGGCAAAAGGAAACACCACAAACTGTTTTTTATCTGTCTCCAGCCTTACGGTGGAGAACACTATCTGAAAATCCTTATCATATTCATAAAAATCCCTTAAGGACAGGCACTCTAAAAATTCAATCTCAGGCAGAAGCTCTGACAGAGACACAAAGAGATACTGCGATACGGTGAGTCCATTGGTACACACCACCACGGCCCTCTCTTTTTCCTGGACCTGAATCAGTTTTCCCTCCTTATGAAGCCATGATGCAAAGAGAACCGTAATATACACAAGCTCAGGGTCCGGAAAAGTACATGTGAGATACACTTCATAGGGCCTTACGGCCTTTCTCACGATTTCATGAAGATACTGGTATTTTGGCAGTATCATGTCCGTGATATCCGGTTCCACATGATATCCATACCAGATCCGGTACACGGCAGGCTTCATGTGCTGATAAAGGATTTCCAAAAATTCCGCCCTTCCGTCCAGCCGTACACAGCTGATGGACTCAAAACGTTCCAGCATGTGCATGCCCGCGTCCCTGAGCAGCTCCAGATTCCCTATATCTTCATGGACCCTGTTATGGACCTTTGAAATTTGTATCTGAACTGCAAAATTTACAATCTCATTTTCATCCTTTATCCTGTACTTATCTGCAAAGGCAGCCACCACGGAATATTCTTTGGTGGTGGTTACCAGGCGGTACCGGTCCATGGCTTCCACGGTCTTTTCATTTTTAATCCGAATCAGTGTAAAATAAAAAATATACAGAAGCTCCTTCAGACGTTCATCTGTAAATTGAAGCTGAAGCTTATTTTCTATCTCCTCGATATTTGCCCTGAGCTCCTTTACCCCTTCCTTCCTGATTCCGTATATACGGTTCAGGTTCTCCTCACCGCCCGGCATGTTCAGAAGCTTTCTGAGGGCATGTGTCAAAAGCTCTCTTTTGTGATATTCACTTCCGTAAAGGCGGTACCC
Coding sequences within:
- a CDS encoding MATE family efflux transporter produces the protein MKSSSTQENPLGILPVNQLLARFAIPSIIAMLVSALYNIVDQFYIGRSVGMLGNAATNVAFPLTITCTAISLMCGIGGAANFNLSLGSGEKEEATRYAGNAVFMLAAIGILLCLTVRLFLKPLMIVFGATPDVLDYSLTYTGITSLGFPFLILTTGGSNLIRADGSPRFSMMCTLTGAVLNTILDPLFIFGFHMGMAGAALATIIGQIISGIMVIVYLTRFKTVRLSLGSLVPVPSHMKAIAALGMAPFFNQMAMMVVQIVMNNILRYYGAQSHYGSEIPLACAGIITKVNMIFFSLVIGLSQGLQPIVSFNYGARKFRRVREAYLKAVLIATMISTLSFLCFQLIPRQIIGIFGSGSEEYFHFAEQYFRIFLFFTFLNGLQPITANYFTSIGKAAKGIFISLTRQIIFLLPLIVVLPMFLGIEGVMYSAPVADLMAALLALVFVTRELRRMRGMEEEMNCGAETAD
- a CDS encoding manganese catalase family protein — encoded protein: MWTYEKRLQFPVKITQTCPKTASLIISQFGGPDGELAASMRYLSQRYTMPCKEVGGLLTDIGTEELAHLEMICAIIYQLTKNLTPEQAKTAGFDAYYIDHTTALWPTAAAGVPFNACEFQSKGDAITDLHEDLAAEQKARTTYDNLIRIIENPEVREPLKFLRAREVVHFQRFGEALEKIKSKLDEKNFYYFNPEFDKQFVQNQK
- a CDS encoding sodium-dependent transporter; this encodes MINSTDTQRDSWKTNWGFILSCIGSAVGMGNIWMFPARVSKYGGGTFLLPYFLFVIMIGLSGVIGEMAFGRAARSGPIGAFGQAMASRGKGRRLGEAIGYIPVLGSLSLAIGYSVIVGWILRYSAGSLTGTTLAPGDVDGFALAFSSMAGSFGNNFWQTVGLVITFIIMVLGISGGIEKINKIIMPLFFLLFLGLAVYMAFQPSAADGYRYIFRIDLKGLADPMTWVFALGQAFFSLSLAGNGTLIYGSYLDDREDVTNAAWKVALFDTLAALLAALVIIPAMATAGSGLDEGGPGLIFIYLPNLFKSMPGSRVLVIVFFTAVLFAGISSLINLFEAPIAALQQQFKLSRRTSVSVITAAALAIGLCIQGIVSGWMDFVSIYICPLGAGLAGIMFFWVFGSDYAKKEVEKGRLRPIGPWFSFMTSYLFCGLTAAVFVLGIVFGGIG
- a CDS encoding aspartate/glutamate racemase family protein, with translation MERKVAVIHTTVVTCDGINSRLKALVPDAEVMNIVDDSLLNDVKKEGMLTKEVTRRLLTYALEAQDWGAELILNACSSVGEGVDVIRPLLKIPYLKIDEPMARSAVEKGEKIAVYGTVKTTLEPSARLISHIAEAEKKKVVVDSYLASDAFEALTVEKNQEKHNQILEALIRDTGKQYDVLVLAQASMSVLIPCLADITKPILSSMDSGVEAAAKALKGL
- a CDS encoding BglG family transcription antiterminator translates to MIFQEIVDNSSATGKGLEEKFHLTRKQLSYSFDKINDYLRDNGHPEIKRLKTGYFMVPGPVAEHYSAKEAAITKSSYTYSDEERAYWIELRLLCHEDELSTYHFTEELQISKNTLLSDFKKVQERVNRFSLELAYNRKEGYRLYGSEYHKRELLTHALRKLLNMPGGEENLNRIYGIRKEGVKELRANIEEIENKLQLQFTDERLKELLYIFYFTLIRIKNEKTVEAMDRYRLVTTTKEYSVVAAFADKYRIKDENEIVNFAVQIQISKVHNRVHEDIGNLELLRDAGMHMLERFESISCVRLDGRAEFLEILYQHMKPAVYRIWYGYHVEPDITDMILPKYQYLHEIVRKAVRPYEVYLTCTFPDPELVYITVLFASWLHKEGKLIQVQEKERAVVVCTNGLTVSQYLFVSLSELLPEIEFLECLSLRDFYEYDKDFQIVFSTVRLETDKKQFVVFPFANDIAKKSFREKVLDNIRVSEGEVKLQSRLPFLLPDERIQITREMPDWQNAIRMASAPLLDNGFINRNYIEKAIDMVETDKRFIMIADGVIIAHAGVDDGVYSMGMSFLKLPEKLSFNGYMDADIIVVLATPDKTRHLPALYQLFDLLEDEGNISAMRRAQDAHEIARLIRKYI
- a CDS encoding class II aldolase/adducin family protein, which translates into the protein MSQETIQRAIQKAKEQVMWGCRTMVDKGYALGTAGNISARVEGEPLFVITPSARPYLTMKPEDLAVGDMDGNVVSGPYKPSIEFSMHLGIYKERPEVNCIVHTHSKFATAVSAMDGVEKVPVIDIEGVVYLGGEILVAPFAPPGSGELAAHVRNTIGTNAGLLMASHGAIGTGLTMEDAMISSDNVERACEMYLAILGAGRQVRKLPEDYMEMAKKKSLVRRNVVL
- the otnK gene encoding 3-oxo-tetronate kinase, with protein sequence MILGCVADDFTGASDAASFLQAGGANVILSNGIPEREDEDILEAQAVVIALKTRTCPPGEAVDRSMAAFSWLKAHGARMLYFKYCSTFDSTENGNIGPVLDAALERWDIPYTLLCPALLENGRSVKDGKLYVNGVLLEDSPMKDHPLNPMRDSRLKYLMERQSRYPCFNLGAGELERGFRPYEKPGHYYLIPDYYEEKHGRMIAKQYGNLPLLSGGSGLLRMIARTWEPDEERSVLTPSRCAAPVILAGSCSEATRTQIRYYESKGGASLRIHPLRFVQGIQTMEHIRAFLEENKDQAALVYTSAPPDEVNRIKAEWRESYPPLEHYNEELLAGTAAYALESGRKRIIAAGGETSGAVMQKLEMHTFHIGRSIAPGVPVMYPAEQEGMELILKSGNFGQEDFFIRAARDI
- a CDS encoding spore coat protein CotJB, whose protein sequence is MPDRCQLLQQINEISFVVNDLNLYLDTHPTDGQALDAFSQAMAQRKQLLDSFAKEYEPLTLNCVCPETNNKSESHTKYPGQKHFTWSDGPLPWDCPEH